In Exiguobacterium sibiricum 7-3, a genomic segment contains:
- a CDS encoding adaptor protein MecA, whose product MRFEQFKQGHLRVFVSKQELSVHDVRPETLAVGKGQALLRNLLEEAESNYGFHAVGTLDFFVTFFPNDGMLVDVRREGALPEETFEEFDQVEIRMTVDIVHHVLYQLDQLEDVIQASHSLSRHIGQTETGGTLYFFEGRYYLYFQEQMKQHVEQTVTTILSEYGVPSPKSPLVMSEYGKTILLEQAVPALIATFTP is encoded by the coding sequence ATGAGGTTTGAGCAATTTAAGCAAGGTCACTTACGGGTCTTCGTGTCGAAGCAGGAACTGTCTGTCCATGACGTTCGACCAGAAACGTTGGCTGTCGGAAAAGGACAAGCATTATTACGTAATCTACTAGAAGAAGCAGAATCCAATTACGGATTTCATGCCGTCGGGACACTCGACTTCTTCGTAACATTTTTCCCGAACGACGGGATGTTGGTCGATGTTCGGCGGGAAGGTGCTTTGCCGGAAGAAACATTTGAAGAATTTGATCAAGTGGAGATTCGGATGACAGTCGATATCGTGCATCATGTCTTATATCAATTGGACCAGTTAGAGGATGTCATTCAAGCAAGTCATAGTTTGAGCCGGCACATCGGTCAAACCGAGACAGGCGGCACGTTGTATTTCTTTGAAGGCCGTTATTATTTATACTTCCAAGAACAAATGAAACAACACGTTGAGCAGACGGTGACAACGATTCTGTCGGAATACGGAGTACCAAGTCCGAAAAGTCCGCTCGTGATGTCCGAATACGGCAAAACGATTTTGTTAGAACAAGCGGTTCCGGCTCTGATTGCCACCTTTACACCTTGA
- a CDS encoding MerR family transcriptional regulator produces the protein MDRGKYNIKAVAALVGLNPTTIRAWERRYQVLDPDRSESGHRIYSDNDVAKLRWIVDKQKEGLSVSKAIQLYEMPVNRTEVPTDYGIELRDQLFEALTSFEERHAHDIMNKAFSMFSFDKVIQDIVGPLLHEIGMRWEKGTITIAHEHFATAFLRARLSTLSLQMPINPFLPRILCVCAPEEEHELGLLFFTLYLRQSGFDVIFLGAGIPVPDLVAVTKQLTPRAVVLSCTVSDHLKDLDEAIDEIHLHAPQTEIGLGGYAVDQHPEKYGDMLLGSDDTAWKSWLSRLTPTTGV, from the coding sequence ATGGATCGTGGGAAATATAATATCAAAGCAGTTGCTGCATTGGTGGGACTCAATCCGACGACCATTCGTGCTTGGGAACGGCGGTATCAAGTATTGGATCCGGATCGTAGCGAATCAGGACATCGTATTTACAGCGATAACGATGTTGCCAAGCTACGTTGGATCGTTGATAAACAAAAAGAGGGGCTATCGGTTTCAAAAGCCATTCAACTATATGAAATGCCTGTGAACCGAACGGAGGTTCCGACCGATTATGGGATTGAATTGCGTGACCAACTATTCGAGGCGCTGACGAGTTTTGAAGAACGGCACGCGCATGACATCATGAACAAAGCGTTTTCGATGTTTAGCTTTGATAAGGTCATTCAAGATATCGTAGGTCCGTTGTTACATGAAATCGGCATGAGATGGGAAAAGGGCACGATTACGATCGCCCATGAACATTTTGCGACAGCATTCTTACGGGCGCGTCTTTCGACGTTATCCCTTCAAATGCCGATCAATCCATTTTTACCACGCATCCTGTGTGTCTGTGCACCGGAAGAAGAACATGAACTCGGATTGTTGTTCTTTACGCTGTATCTACGTCAGAGCGGATTCGATGTCATCTTTCTTGGGGCGGGTATTCCAGTACCCGACCTTGTGGCAGTGACGAAACAGCTGACTCCTCGGGCAGTGGTGTTATCTTGTACGGTTTCCGATCATTTAAAGGACTTGGATGAAGCGATTGACGAGATTCACCTGCATGCGCCGCAAACGGAAATCGGTTTAGGCGGCTATGCCGTTGACCAACACCCGGAAAAGTACGGGGATATGTTGCTTGGATCAGATGACACGGCTTGGAAAAGTTGGTTAAGTCGACTCACTCCGACAACTGGTGTATAG